A single genomic interval of Spinacia oleracea cultivar Varoflay chromosome 6, BTI_SOV_V1, whole genome shotgun sequence harbors:
- the LOC110775625 gene encoding uncharacterized protein isoform X1: MDICDICEGGCFVSKTSIHINSRIYSKLDISIQDLISLDKFRMDSDEGDDVVMLMEHDQLLKLTTLLLHQEEPLMEAIKSEPERIKYLKECNAAHDKVVSLLEDGENASKKFDGDEKMTEIIKEIQEYIKYGVNFSLQSIRNCSLRVSCIDKIKTHFDSLVTEIEDLDPETAEGISKLRLLAKETSLYKQCMKEYAKKCQGSTARALSKAWSMVIKQEGIKFNELVERTKNKMGFEGEFESLEDAQKLQVYNSIIEESGRSAMPKLEILKGGVGIAVLVVSAGLMVWDIFTAEHKVEALLNSSLTAFKDIGAFAVQMAVDGAVMEALADAELGVLYVSMAAFVAGTVVGLVFSAVAGAVIDLILGSGGKTVPSSVDNLKYHTAKMPDGMALAFQIAHDGY; this comes from the exons ATGGACATTTGTGATATTTGTGAAGGTGGGTGTTTCGTCTCAAAGACTTCAATTCATATAAATAGTCGTATATATTCAAAACTTGATATTTCAATTCAG GACTTAATTAGCTTGGATAAATTCAGAATGGATTCAGATGAAGGCGATGATGTAGTGATGTTAATGGAACATGACCAACTGTTAAAGCTTACTACACTTTTGTTGCACCAAGAAGAGCCGCTCATGGAAGCAATAAAGTCAGAGCCAGAGCGTATCAAATATCTGAAAGAATGCAACGCGGCTCATGACAAAGTAGTAAGCCTGCTTGAAGATGGTGAAAATGCCAGTAAGAAGTTCGACGGGGACGAGAAGATGACCGAGATTATCAAAGAAATACAGGAATATATCAAGTATGGAGTGAACTTCAGCTTGCAGAGCATCAGGAACTGCAGTTTGCGAGTGAGTTGTATTGATAAAATCAAGACTCATTTTGATTCCCTGGTCACTGAAATTGAAGACCTTGATCCTGAAACGGCTGAAGGAATATCTAAGCTTCGTCTTTTGGCTAAGGAAACGTCTTTGTACAAGCAATGCATGAAGGAGTACGCAAAAAAGTGTCAAGGTAGTACGGCTCGAGCTTTGTCTAAGGCTTGGTCCATGGTGATTAAGCAAGAAGGCATCAAATTTAATGAGCTTGTAGAAAG GACAAAAAACAAGATGGGTTTTGAGGGTGAGTTTGAGAGCCTAGAAGATGCACAAAAGCTCCAG GTGTATAATAGCATCATTGAGGAATCAGGGAGATCAGCAATGCCGAAATTAGAAATTTTAAAAGGAGGAGTAGGAATCGCGGTGTTGGTGGTAAGTGCTGGGTTGATGGTATGGGATATATTTACAGCAGAACACAAGGTTGAGGCTTTGTTGAACAGCTCCTTAACGGCATTTAAGGATATTGGTGCGTTTGCGGTTCAAATGGCTGTGGATGGGGCAGTGATGGAGGCGTTGGCAGATGCGGAATTAGGAGTGTTATATGTTTCTATGGCTGCTTTTGTTGCGGGCACAGTGGTAGGCCTTGTGTTTTCTGCTGTTGCTGGTGCAGTTATTGACCTCATTTTGGGGTCAGGGGGTAAGACTGTACCATCATCTGTGGATAATCTCAAGTACCATACTGCCAAAATGCCCGATGGCATGGCTCTCGCCTTTCAAATTGCTCATGATGGTTACTAA
- the LOC110775625 gene encoding uncharacterized protein isoform X2, with protein sequence MDSDEGDDVVMLMEHDQLLKLTTLLLHQEEPLMEAIKSEPERIKYLKECNAAHDKVVSLLEDGENASKKFDGDEKMTEIIKEIQEYIKYGVNFSLQSIRNCSLRVSCIDKIKTHFDSLVTEIEDLDPETAEGISKLRLLAKETSLYKQCMKEYAKKCQGSTARALSKAWSMVIKQEGIKFNELVERTKNKMGFEGEFESLEDAQKLQVYNSIIEESGRSAMPKLEILKGGVGIAVLVVSAGLMVWDIFTAEHKVEALLNSSLTAFKDIGAFAVQMAVDGAVMEALADAELGVLYVSMAAFVAGTVVGLVFSAVAGAVIDLILGSGGKTVPSSVDNLKYHTAKMPDGMALAFQIAHDGY encoded by the exons ATGGATTCAGATGAAGGCGATGATGTAGTGATGTTAATGGAACATGACCAACTGTTAAAGCTTACTACACTTTTGTTGCACCAAGAAGAGCCGCTCATGGAAGCAATAAAGTCAGAGCCAGAGCGTATCAAATATCTGAAAGAATGCAACGCGGCTCATGACAAAGTAGTAAGCCTGCTTGAAGATGGTGAAAATGCCAGTAAGAAGTTCGACGGGGACGAGAAGATGACCGAGATTATCAAAGAAATACAGGAATATATCAAGTATGGAGTGAACTTCAGCTTGCAGAGCATCAGGAACTGCAGTTTGCGAGTGAGTTGTATTGATAAAATCAAGACTCATTTTGATTCCCTGGTCACTGAAATTGAAGACCTTGATCCTGAAACGGCTGAAGGAATATCTAAGCTTCGTCTTTTGGCTAAGGAAACGTCTTTGTACAAGCAATGCATGAAGGAGTACGCAAAAAAGTGTCAAGGTAGTACGGCTCGAGCTTTGTCTAAGGCTTGGTCCATGGTGATTAAGCAAGAAGGCATCAAATTTAATGAGCTTGTAGAAAG GACAAAAAACAAGATGGGTTTTGAGGGTGAGTTTGAGAGCCTAGAAGATGCACAAAAGCTCCAG GTGTATAATAGCATCATTGAGGAATCAGGGAGATCAGCAATGCCGAAATTAGAAATTTTAAAAGGAGGAGTAGGAATCGCGGTGTTGGTGGTAAGTGCTGGGTTGATGGTATGGGATATATTTACAGCAGAACACAAGGTTGAGGCTTTGTTGAACAGCTCCTTAACGGCATTTAAGGATATTGGTGCGTTTGCGGTTCAAATGGCTGTGGATGGGGCAGTGATGGAGGCGTTGGCAGATGCGGAATTAGGAGTGTTATATGTTTCTATGGCTGCTTTTGTTGCGGGCACAGTGGTAGGCCTTGTGTTTTCTGCTGTTGCTGGTGCAGTTATTGACCTCATTTTGGGGTCAGGGGGTAAGACTGTACCATCATCTGTGGATAATCTCAAGTACCATACTGCCAAAATGCCCGATGGCATGGCTCTCGCCTTTCAAATTGCTCATGATGGTTACTAA